From Zingiber officinale cultivar Zhangliang chromosome 5B, Zo_v1.1, whole genome shotgun sequence, the proteins below share one genomic window:
- the LOC121986561 gene encoding phosphoenolpyruvate carboxykinase (ATP) 2-like yields the protein MDEHTFLVNKERAVDYLNSLDKVFVNDQFLNWDPEHRIKVQIVSARAYHSLFMHNMCIRPTPEELEDFSTPDFTIYNAGQFPCNRYTHYMTTSTSIDLNLDRKEMVILGTQYAEEMKKGLFGVMHYLMPKRNILSLHSSNNMGKDGDVALFFGLSGKCCVGFMKTIYSNEEIDEVRSE from the exons ATGGATGAGCACACCTTCCTAGTGAACAAGGAGAGGGCTGTCGATTACCTCAACTCTTTGGATAAG GTATTTGTGAATGACCAATTCCTCAACTGGGATCCCGAGCATCGAATCAAAGTTCAAATTGTCTCTGCAAGGGCCTATCATTCCCTGTTCATGCACAACAT GTGCATCCGTCCTACGCCTGAAGAACTGGAGGATTTCAGTACTCCGGACTTCACAATTTACAATGCTGGCCAGTTTCCATGTAATCGATACACACACTACATGACTACCTCCACCAGCATTGATCTTAATCTTGATAGGAAAGAAATGGTCATCCTTGGCACACAGTATGCCGAGGAGATGAAGAAGGGTTTGTTCGGTGTGATGCACTATCTAATGCCTAAAAGAAACATTCTCTCCCTGCACTCTAGCAACAATATGGGCAAAGATGGTGATGTTGCCCTCTTCTTTGGACTATCAGGTAAGTgttgtgttggg TTCATGAAAACAATTTACTCCAACGAAGAAATTGACGAAGTGCGATCTGAATAG